The nucleotide window ATGCGGCTAATGAACTTGTACCACTTATGGGTGCTTATTCAAAAAAGGCTTAGAGATAGTAGCATCTCTAAGCCTTTTTGACTGTGACGTTTATGTGATTGAATCTGCGATTTATCGTTTTGCACCTCACAAGTAAATCCGTTAAATACTTTCCGCAGCGGTTTTTTATTTATTAGTCTTCCATTGTAGACAAGTCGCCTGTTGGTAGGTTTAGTTCCCAAGCCTTCAAGACACGTCTCATAATTTTCCCACTTCGTGTTTTAGGCAGCTTATCACGGAAATCGATTTCTCTTGGTGCCGCGTGGGCAGCGAGTCCCTTTTTCACAAACTGTCTGATTTCCTCTTTTAGTTCATCCGTAGCATCATAGCCATCTCGAAGGGCAACAAAGGCTTTAATAATTTCGCCCCGGACAGGGTCTGGCTTACCAATAACCCCAGCTTCCGCTACTGCCGGATGCTCGACAAGTTTACTCTCCACTTCAAATGGACCAACCCGCTCTCCTGATGTCATAATAACATCATCTACCCTGCCCTGGAACCAGAAATAGCCATCCTCATCCATGTATGCAGAATCCCCGGATACGTACCAGTCACCTGGCATGAAGTAGGATTCAAATTTATCAGGATTATTCCAAATCGTGTACATCATCGATGGCCAGCCTTTTTTAATGGCAAGATTCCCCATCCGATATGGAGGCAGCTCATTCCCCTGGTTGTCGACAATGGCTGCCTCAACACCTGGAATTGGTTTACCCATTGAACCTGGCTTGATCGTCATACATGGGTAGTTACTAATAAGCTGTGCGCCTGTTTCTGTCATCCACCAGTTATCATGAATGCGCTTATTAAATACCTTTGATCCCCATTTAACAACTTCTGGGTTTAACGGCTCACCTACACTTAATACATGGCGAAGGCTGCTAAGATCGAATTTCTTTACTAATTCATCCCCTGCACCCATCAACATCCGAAATGCGGTAGGAGCACTGTACCAAACCGTTACTCCGAAATCTTCAATCATTTGGTACCAAGATTCAGGGCTGAAACGGCCGCCAATAATGACGTTGGACGTTCCCGTTAACCACGGTCCAAAAATACCATAGGATGTCCCTGTAACCCAGCCTGGGTCGGCTGTGCACCAATATACATCGTCTTCTTTTAAATCGAGAACCCATTTTGCTGTTTGATAATGCTGAATCATGGCATTATGTACATGCAAGACCCCTTTTGGTTTTCCTGTAGAGCCGGAGGTATAATGCAGGATTAGGCCATCTGTCCGATCAACCCATTCAATTTTGAGGTCCTTGCTGGCCGATTCAAATTTCCCCAAAAAGTCAATTACCTGCCCTTGATCCTGGACATTTTTTCCGATAAGAAAAATATGCTTCAAATCAGGTAATTCATGAACTGGTACACGTTCCAACAATTCAGGCGTCGTCACTAAGACTTTTGCTTCACTGTCTTGAAGGCGGTCTCTTACAGCCCCTTCCATAAATGCTTCAAATAATGGCCCCACGATGGCACCGAGTTTGATCGCACCTAAAACAGTAAAATAAAGCTCCGGAGACCTTGGCATGAAAATAAAAACGCGATCGCCTTTTTCCACATCCCCGTAACTCTTTAATACATTTCCCGCCTTATTTGATAGTTCTTTCATTTCCTTAAATGTATATTTCTCATTTCGGGAGCCATCACGATAGTATAGGGCAATCTTATTTTTCCGGTGGGTTTTCGTATGACGGTCAATGGCTTCATAGGCCAAATTAACAAGTCCTGTTTCACTCCAAGAGAATTCCTTTTCTGCTTCCTTCCAGTCAAAATGCTTGTATGTTTCATCATAATTGCTCAGATTATGCTCCCCTTGCACAACTGGCAGCGCTTCCACTTTCATTTCCATCTCCCCCTCTTTGCTAATATGAGATTATTATAGTACAAATAGTAAGTATTCACAATTTTAAAAATAATATTTAAGAAAATTTTGTTAACAAAATAATTTTATATAAAGCAGAAAATTTTGTGAAATCGCTTTCTATCGATAAATTTTATGTATAATAGAATTAATACTAACGATCTCTCAGGTAGGTGACCGTATGGAACACAAGAAGATTTACAATGCAAAACAATTAAAAACTCCACGGGGAACCCTTATTATTGAAGGCCCCATTTCTTCTAATAAACTAGCAGGCTATGAATTCCATGAAGACCTTGTTGCATTCCGTCCGCCTGAACAGCAGCATCAGGCCTTAATCGGTATTGCTGAGCTACCGGAAGGTCGAATTATTATTGCACGACACCGGAATACAATCGTTGGTTATGTCACCTATCTATACCCTGATCCGCTTGAACGCTGGTCTGAGGGTAAAATGGATAATTTAATTGAATTAGGTGCGATTGAGGTAATTCCTGAATTTCGCGGCAGTTCAGTTGGTAAAAACCTTTTAATCGTTTCAATGATGGATGATGCGATGGAAGATTATATTACCATCACTACTGAGTATTATTGGCATTGGGATTTAAAAGGAACCAAATTAAATGTTTGGGATTATCGCAAGGTCATGGAGAAAATGATGAATGCCGGAGGCCTCGAGTGGTATGCGACCGATGATCCTGAAATTTGCTCCCACCCCGCCAACTGTCTGATGGCGCGGATGGGGAAACGGGTCGATTTAGAGTCCATTCAAAAGTTTGACCGGTTACGGTTTATGAACAGATTTATGTATTAACATTTTCCTGACAGTACTCTGGATTGAGGGTGATTTCTTATGATAGTAGAAGAAATTATGAAAACAGATGTTGCAACACTATTTCCGACTGATACCATTGCAGATGCTATGAAAGTAATGGAGACACGAAAAATCCGTCATATCCCAATCGTTAATGATGAAGGGCATTTGGTTGGCTTGGTTACTGTAGCAAAAATACAGGAGGCCACCCCATCCATTTTTCATGCCAATGAACATCCTGAAGATTTGAAAAAATCACTTGCGACGATTATGGAGCAAAATATCATAACAGGGCATCCACTTGATTTTGTAGAAGAGGTAGCGGGACTTTTCTATGAACACAAGATCAGCTGTATCCCCATCATAAATGATAGGAAACTAGTGGGAATTGTAACTGAAACGGATTTGCTGCGCACAATGGTTGAGCTAACTGGTGCCCATCAGCCGGGTTCACAAATCGAAATTAAGGTACCTAACCTTGCAGGTGTACTTAGTGATATTACTACTGTTATCAAAAGACGGAAGGCGAACATTCTAAGTGTCCTTGTTTATCCTGATAAAACGGATGATCATTTTAAAATTCTAGTGATTAGGGTTCAAACCATGAACCCGACGGCACTTATTCAGGAACTTAATCAAGCAGGACATCATGTTCTATGGCCAAATCTTCCGGGGATTTCCCAATGAGTGATCGCTGCTCCTTTATTTTTTCAGAAGAACTGCTGAACTATAAATTCAGCAGTCATCATCCTTTTAATCAATTCCGGCTTAAATTAACAGTAGACCTATTAAATAAACTGAATGCACTAGATCCTGAACAGGTGATTCCGCCTAAAATGGCATCTGAAGAAGAGCTGTCCCTAATTCATGACAGTAGTTACATAGAAGCAGTGAAAAAAGCAGGACATGGGCAACTACCGAAGGAAATAGCTGAAAATTATGGGTTAGGTACAGAAGATACCCCGATTTTTCCTAATATGCATGAAGCAAGTTCCTTATTGGTTGGCGGTACATTAACAGCTGTGGATCAAGTGATGACTGGTAAGTCCCTCCATGCTCTCCATCTTGGTGGAGGATTGCATCATGGCTTTCGCGGCAAAGCATCCGGATTTTGCATATATAATGACAGTTCAGTAGCCATTAAGTATTTACAGGAAAAATACCATGCACGCGTGTTATATGTGGATACGGATGCCCATCACGGTGATGGTGTTCAATGGTCATTTTATGATGACCCTACTGTATGTACCTTATCGATCCATGAGACCGGGAGATATTTGTTTCCAGGTACAGGAAATCTAAATGAGCGGGGACAAGGGAAAGGCTATGGCTATTCCTTTAATATCCCTGTCGATGCTTTTACCGAAGATGAATCATGGCTGCATGCCTACACACAATCCATTAAGGATGTGGCTGCCTTTTTTAAACCGGATGTTATTCTGACTCAAAATGGTGCCGATTCACATTATTACGATCCATTAACACATTTATCAGCAACAATGAATATCTACCGGGAAATACCAAAAGTTGCCCATGAAATTGCCCATCAATATTGCAATGGGAAGTGGATTGCAGTTGGTGGCGGCGGGTATGACATCTGGAGAGTAGTCCCAAGGGCGTGGGCACTTATTTGGCTCGAAATGACGGAAAACTCAAATTGTTATGGCAGATTACC belongs to Neobacillus sp. OS1-2 and includes:
- a CDS encoding acetoin utilization AcuB family protein; its protein translation is MIVEEIMKTDVATLFPTDTIADAMKVMETRKIRHIPIVNDEGHLVGLVTVAKIQEATPSIFHANEHPEDLKKSLATIMEQNIITGHPLDFVEEVAGLFYEHKISCIPIINDRKLVGIVTETDLLRTMVELTGAHQPGSQIEIKVPNLAGVLSDITTVIKRRKANILSVLVYPDKTDDHFKILVIRVQTMNPTALIQELNQAGHHVLWPNLPGISQ
- a CDS encoding GNAT family N-acetyltransferase, producing MEHKKIYNAKQLKTPRGTLIIEGPISSNKLAGYEFHEDLVAFRPPEQQHQALIGIAELPEGRIIIARHRNTIVGYVTYLYPDPLERWSEGKMDNLIELGAIEVIPEFRGSSVGKNLLIVSMMDDAMEDYITITTEYYWHWDLKGTKLNVWDYRKVMEKMMNAGGLEWYATDDPEICSHPANCLMARMGKRVDLESIQKFDRLRFMNRFMY
- the acsA gene encoding acetate--CoA ligase translates to MKVEALPVVQGEHNLSNYDETYKHFDWKEAEKEFSWSETGLVNLAYEAIDRHTKTHRKNKIALYYRDGSRNEKYTFKEMKELSNKAGNVLKSYGDVEKGDRVFIFMPRSPELYFTVLGAIKLGAIVGPLFEAFMEGAVRDRLQDSEAKVLVTTPELLERVPVHELPDLKHIFLIGKNVQDQGQVIDFLGKFESASKDLKIEWVDRTDGLILHYTSGSTGKPKGVLHVHNAMIQHYQTAKWVLDLKEDDVYWCTADPGWVTGTSYGIFGPWLTGTSNVIIGGRFSPESWYQMIEDFGVTVWYSAPTAFRMLMGAGDELVKKFDLSSLRHVLSVGEPLNPEVVKWGSKVFNKRIHDNWWMTETGAQLISNYPCMTIKPGSMGKPIPGVEAAIVDNQGNELPPYRMGNLAIKKGWPSMMYTIWNNPDKFESYFMPGDWYVSGDSAYMDEDGYFWFQGRVDDVIMTSGERVGPFEVESKLVEHPAVAEAGVIGKPDPVRGEIIKAFVALRDGYDATDELKEEIRQFVKKGLAAHAAPREIDFRDKLPKTRSGKIMRRVLKAWELNLPTGDLSTMED
- a CDS encoding acetoin utilization protein AcuC, which produces MSDRCSFIFSEELLNYKFSSHHPFNQFRLKLTVDLLNKLNALDPEQVIPPKMASEEELSLIHDSSYIEAVKKAGHGQLPKEIAENYGLGTEDTPIFPNMHEASSLLVGGTLTAVDQVMTGKSLHALHLGGGLHHGFRGKASGFCIYNDSSVAIKYLQEKYHARVLYVDTDAHHGDGVQWSFYDDPTVCTLSIHETGRYLFPGTGNLNERGQGKGYGYSFNIPVDAFTEDESWLHAYTQSIKDVAAFFKPDVILTQNGADSHYYDPLTHLSATMNIYREIPKVAHEIAHQYCNGKWIAVGGGGYDIWRVVPRAWALIWLEMTENSNCYGRLPEAWLNQWQKESPVTLPKEWDDPEDLYTPIPRKAEITEKNLLTLEKALYPIRNQQKSESM